TCAATTCATTCCGAagtaaaacaacaacaacacaattatttttgttgttttggtGATGCAGTTGAGGAATCTAGTGTGGACTACTTCAAAACATGATGTTTACCTTTTTTGGAATCATCTCATAATTCATTGGTCACCATTAACTTCCACCATGTTTGAAGTTCTCAATCTTTCAGGACATGTAGCACCCTTTGAGGTCATTCTTTGTTTTGtgttgggtttatttattttatttaatttcccttataattaaattaatctaaaagCTTATTCATTATTGTTGTCAAATTCACTTACTAAGTTTTGCCATGTAGAATCATCCCGGAAGTCGGCTAGAAGGATTTAAACAACCTCAAATCAGTACTTTCGCTGTAAAAGACAATCTTTTAGTTGCTGGAGGACTTCAAGGAGAACTTATTTGCAAGGTGAAAATGATCTTGATTATAATTTCAATTTTACgctttgaatttattttatttacaaatataccttttcagtaaaaataataaaccgtttttttagtttatttgcaAGGTGAAAATGATCTCGGTTATAATTTTATGCATTGACTGAGTCTTTGAAGATTTTGAATTTCATTTGAGTCTATAATCAATTAAAAAGACATGTTTGAACACTCTTAAGAATGGTTAGATTTTCGTTTGGAAATACAGCATCTTGATCGACCTGGAGTTAGCTACTGCGCCAAGACTGTCACCTCTGATAATGCCATAACAAATGCCATTGAGATCTATACAAGTCCGAGGTAAATATTTTAacccttttcttcttttttcgcCCACCAACAACACCAAAAACCAACTCATAATGCTGACTATATAACTATTGGTGTCTTCAATTTTTAGTGGTGCAGCTCACTTCACATCAGCAAATAATGATTGTGGAGTCAGAGATTTCGATATGGAAAGATTTCATCTTTCTAAGTCTTTCGTCTTTCCTTGGGCAGTGAATGTGAGATTCGAATCCCTTTGCATTGTGTCTAAACTCTAAACCCACTGCTACAATAATCttgaaaatataatatttttgctaATCTTTTTGGTCTCTAGGAGCCGATGTAATCACTGAAAACACAGAGGAAGTCTTTACTACATCGGTCACCATGCTCGACTGAGATGATTGGGCGAGACTTGAAAGCCTGACTTGTGTGTTGTGTTGTTGTGTCTTTATTTGCAGCATACTAGTTTGAGCCCTGATGGTGAACTTCTTGTAGTCGTCGGGGACAATCAGCAGGGTATGTTAGTTGACTCCCAAACTGGAAAGGTACTCaattttcatatctaactttaTGCTAATATTAATAGCAATATATCCAAATCCGAAAGCTGAAAACTTTGCATAATGCAGACAGTGAAACACTTGCGTGGCCACTTAGATTTCTCTTTCGCATCAGCCTGGCACCCGGATGGTATCACATTTGCAACTGGAAACCAAGATAAGACTTGCAGGTTATGGGATGTTCGCAACCTCTCAAAATCGATTGCAGTACTAAAGGGTAACCTTGGAGCGATTCGGTCTATTCGTTACACATCAGATGGTCAGTACATGGCAATGGCGGAGGCTGCAGATTTTGTCCACATCTATGATGTGAAAAGTGGGAGTGGCTACGAAAAGGAACATGAAATTGATTTGTTCGGTGAGATCTCTGGCATATCATTCAGTCCCGACACAGAAACACTCTTCATCGGGATATGGGATCGTACTTATGGAAGTCTCCTAGAGTATGGCCGACACAGGAACTACACATATCTAGACTCTTTGATTTGAGTTTGGATCTAAAAACTTGTGTTTGCTGGTTTGGTTGGTTTAAGTGAGTGAGTTTTTAGAGTTATGCTAATGTAAATACAGAACAGAAAGGGCTGAAGTCAAAGGGTTTGACTTTGATGATAGATTTATATGTAGTTCAGAAAATAGAAATTAGGAGAGTGTTTACTCATATACAATACTATTAGTACTAACTGGACAAGTTTTTATCTTTTTGTGTGTTTTATTGGTCTCACAACAAACTAacatcagatttttttttttttttttttttttgagtgtaacaaacatcagattttgagaGAAGATATAAAGGCGTAATTAATCCAACATTTGATGTTGGGGATGAAGATAAAGACTTTAACTTTGATTATCAATAATGTGTTCAAACAAATCCATGGAATCCAATAAAGACTCCAACTttatctctcttttttcttttatggtttaatccatGGAACAAAACTCtaactttctctcttttcctttTATGATTTAGTTtgggaattttacaaaaatactgctttttgaccaaaactttacatttttactgggacacggcaaaaacaacttttgtactgcccaagcccaatttcattacttttgtactgcccaagcccaacatCATTACTTTTATCGCCCAAGCCCAacatcatttcatttcatttatactgatatattatatatagttttattttatttttgtggtCTAACTTCTTATTAAAAGATAGGAACACATCACTGAAAGCAACAACATGCacttcattatatatatacactaacatatatattacttgaatttttacaaaataatgatttattaatttcccagattttttttttcattgcatattacatatttatactgtcctccccttttttttttcttttatactgtcaacaacaaaacaaaagtatgaggcctccatctttgacaatcacagacataaccaccacaacaacaccaggacaccggaaaataaccattaattccgacaagaataaacaaaagcagtaaaatcgacgtcaataaataatcatggcaaaacaacagtaaaacaacactaaaacaatcaaacaaaacaaaagaaaaaaatgattaaaaaaaaacaaacaatctgctgcacaacctccacaccagatgcaaaatcaactatatttgcaagtctatacctagaaaattataaaaaaaaaaactactaaaacaacactgaaacaacacaaaaacaaatgaagcaaaatataactacttagaaaaagataaaagaaacacacacctcaaaactctcttgtgagtgagctcgtcaaatatattgatcatgaaaaacaacagtaaaacaatactaaaacaatactaaaacaatactaaaacaacacaaaaacaaatgaagcaaaaataactacttagaaaaatataaaagaaacacacacctccatcttccacactcacagacataaccatcacaacaacacgagaacacccagaaaatacctattaattcaaataaataaatcatgaaaaacaacagtaaaacaatactaaaacaatactaaaacaaaaaaaacaataaaaaaaaatgatcaaaaattaactatgttgtgcacatcctcaatactaaatgcactatatttgcaagaaaagttctagaaaattagaacaaaaaaaaaccacactaaatcttatattttaaaaaaaaacataactaagaacttcaaaaaattaaaaaaaaagaagaagaaaagaaaagaagatgaagaagaagaactaagaACTATCACCTTCATGGTCTTCCTTCCCTCATCATCTCAAATGCATAAAAACATAGCTTTTATTTGGGTAATATTATAgatttgggaaaaaaaaaagaaaaaaagaagaagaagaaggtgaaTAGTAGATAGATTAGTAAACACATAAGAAGAGAGAATAACCACAAAAAATTTGACCCAAAGACAATAACtggatttgtttttttttttaaaaaaaaaagaagaagaagaagaagaagaacataagaagaagaagatgaataattAAATGGGATAGTAGGTATAAAAACGTGGTGTGAAAGAGAGTAATTGTATTGATATAatgattaaattgaattaaaagaaaagaaaaaaaaaaaaaagctgccACAAATGTGACAATTCCCAtcacatcattttttttattgatataatgattaaattgaattaaaagaaaagaaaaaaaaaaaaagccgcCACAAATGTGACAATTCCCAtcacatcattttttttatcacttaaaataaaaaaaaataaataaataagctaaAGTTTTAAAGGCAGTaaactgccaaaaaaaaaaaaaaaaaaagacagtataaatgttgCAATTTCCGTGCaacagtaaaaatgtaataaatGGGGAAAAAATAGTAGtg
This Cannabis sativa cultivar Pink pepper isolate KNU-18-1 chromosome 6, ASM2916894v1, whole genome shotgun sequence DNA region includes the following protein-coding sequences:
- the LOC115695719 gene encoding uncharacterized WD repeat-containing protein C2A9.03, which produces MSHFQREEEEEEEEEAYYDFSDSDGDFDFDFVQNTKSTDITAKQARAGKDIQGIPWEGLTFSRDQYRQTRLEQYNNYENMPFSGHTSSMDCKITKKGSTFYDFRRNTRSVKSTILHFQLRNLVWTTSKHDVYLFWNHLIIHWSPLTSTMFEVLNLSGHVAPFENHPGSRLEGFKQPQISTFAVKDNLLVAGGLQGELICKHLDRPGVSYCAKTVTSDNAITNAIEIYTSPSGAAHFTSANNDCGVRDFDMERFHLSKSFVFPWAVNHTSLSPDGELLVVVGDNQQGMLVDSQTGKTVKHLRGHLDFSFASAWHPDGITFATGNQDKTCRLWDVRNLSKSIAVLKGNLGAIRSIRYTSDGQYMAMAEAADFVHIYDVKSGSGYEKEHEIDLFGEISGISFSPDTETLFIGIWDRTYGSLLEYGRHRNYTYLDSLI